The bacterium (Candidatus Blackallbacteria) CG13_big_fil_rev_8_21_14_2_50_49_14 genomic sequence GCCTATTTTTCCTGTATTAACTGGGGCAAACGCTCTTTGGCCCTCAATCTCAAAACAGCTGAAGGGCTTGCCATTATTCAAAAACTGGCAGCCCAGGCCGATATCGTGATTGTCAATTATAAACCCGGAGATGCCGAAAAACTGGGGGTCGATGCGGCCAGCCTGAGAAAGCAGAACCCCGGCTTGATTTACGCCCATTTGACCGGCTATGGCCCCGACAATTCCCGCGCAGGCTTTGATGCCTTGATTCAAGCAGAAACAGGTTTTGTCGACCTCAATGGAGAAAGTGAAGGCCCCGGCTTAAAAATGCCAGTGGCTTTGATGGATTTACTGGCTGCGCATCAGCTCAAGGAAGCCATCCTGATCGCTTTGCTGGAACGGCAAGCCACAGGCCAGGGAGCCCTGCTCGAAATCGGACTGTTTCAAAGCGGTCTGGTCTCTTTGGCCAATCAAGCCAGTGCCTGGCTTCAAGCAGGACAACTTCCCCAGCGCATGGGGTCTGAGCACCCCAGCATCGTCCCCTATGGCACGGTTTACAGCTGTCAACAAAATCAAAAGCTGATGCTGGCGGTTGGCAATGACGCGCAATTCAAAGCGCTCTGTGAAGTGCTGGGTTGCCCTGAACTGATACAAAATCAACGATTTCAGACCAATCCCCTGCGGGTGCAAAACCGCCAGCAGCTCCATCCATTGCTTCAAACGCGCATCGAAAACTTTCAACGCCAGGCTTTATTAACGCGTCTTTGGCAGGCAAAAGTACCTGCCGGTGCTTTGCATACGGTGGCGGAGGCGCTGGAACAACCCGAAGCCCAAGCACTGCTGCTCAAAGCTGAAAAAGCAGGCAGCTCCTATCTGGGGCTGCGCAGTTTGGCTTTTGCTCCGCCTCAAGGACTTGAAACACTGTTGCCCCCGCCTCATCTCGGGGAACACAGCCAAGAGCTGCTTGTGGCCTTGGGTTTGAGTCTTTCTGAAATTCAAAGCCTGGAAAAAGCAGGTATTATTTTAACTCAAAATATGTTTGAATAAAAAAATGAGCAGCAAAATACAGAGCCAAGCCCCTCTCAGCCCCCCTTCAGAAGGCATTGTCTTCTGGAATCTGGCGCAGGAACGCCACAGCGTGTTTCTCTTGGTTTTTGGCGCTTTGATCAGCGCCAGCCTGGCCTTGCTGATTCATGGTTTCAGCAGCCCTTTGACGGAGATCAGCAGACTCTGGCAAAGCTCTTTCTTTCTCTTTTACCTGAGTCTGGCCTACAGTCTTT encodes the following:
- a CDS encoding carnitine dehydratase, whose translation is MAASFSQSLKVLELASVLAGPAVGLFFAELGAEVIKVENLLTAGDVTRCWRLPQESSNTDISAYFSCINWGKRSLALNLKTAEGLAIIQKLAAQADIVIVNYKPGDAEKLGVDAASLRKQNPGLIYAHLTGYGPDNSRAGFDALIQAETGFVDLNGESEGPGLKMPVALMDLLAAHQLKEAILIALLERQATGQGALLEIGLFQSGLVSLANQASAWLQAGQLPQRMGSEHPSIVPYGTVYSCQQNQKLMLAVGNDAQFKALCEVLGCPELIQNQRFQTNPLRVQNRQQLHPLLQTRIENFQRQALLTRLWQAKVPAGALHTVAEALEQPEAQALLLKAEKAGSSYLGLRSLAFAPPQGLETLLPPPHLGEHSQELLVALGLSLSEIQSLEKAGIILTQNMFE